A genomic segment from Rickettsiella endosymbiont of Miltochrista miniata encodes:
- a CDS encoding septal ring lytic transglycosylase RlpA family protein, whose translation MSIKNNAEQGSLFFRIIFGFTLCLLILSLGACSSSSSNYRYPLRHDKAPCFRINANRIPNAVPKAEPLSKRGNPKSYVIFGRRYYVMKSAKGYHARGIASWYGMKFHDFQTSNGEIYNVAGMTAAHKTLPLPTYLQVTNLRNGKKIIVKVNDRGPFVNNRLIDLSYAAAKKLDMTGTGTAPVSVVAITPGITRLASNNTSIRRESYDGYQPTKKQAPYIQLGLFKQRAPAQKLALLVKQWTRSPVNVKTTSIHKRYYYQVVIGPLPNSKSSQQLTHKLQLAGLSHRCAYKS comes from the coding sequence ATGTCAATAAAAAATAATGCTGAGCAAGGAAGCTTATTTTTTAGAATTATTTTTGGATTTACTTTATGCCTACTTATCCTCAGTCTAGGAGCCTGTTCCTCTTCCAGTAGTAATTATCGTTACCCTCTACGGCACGATAAAGCACCCTGTTTTAGAATTAATGCGAATCGGATTCCTAATGCCGTACCTAAAGCAGAACCTTTAAGTAAACGCGGTAATCCCAAATCGTATGTGATTTTTGGCCGTCGTTACTATGTCATGAAAAGCGCTAAGGGATATCATGCTCGAGGCATTGCCTCATGGTATGGTATGAAATTTCATGATTTTCAAACCTCTAATGGTGAAATTTATAATGTGGCTGGCATGACTGCCGCACATAAAACGCTTCCACTCCCTACTTATTTACAAGTAACCAATTTACGTAATGGAAAAAAAATTATCGTTAAAGTCAATGACAGAGGTCCTTTTGTTAACAATCGTTTGATCGATCTCTCTTATGCCGCTGCAAAAAAATTGGATATGACCGGCACTGGCACAGCACCGGTTTCTGTGGTCGCCATTACACCAGGCATTACACGTCTCGCTTCCAATAATACTTCCATACGCAGAGAAAGCTATGACGGTTATCAGCCAACCAAAAAACAGGCCCCATATATTCAATTAGGATTGTTTAAACAACGTGCGCCTGCACAAAAACTCGCTTTATTAGTTAAACAATGGACTCGATCGCCTGTCAATGTAAAAACAACCTCCATTCATAAACGCTATTATTATCAAGTAGTCATTGGACCTTTACCCAATAGCAAGAGTTCGCAACAACTCACGCATAAGCTGCAACTTGCTGGGTTAAGTCATCGCTGTGCGTATAAAAGCTGA
- a CDS encoding glycosyltransferase family 87 protein: MSFKKISHSLILLSGIILLAIILLLNFVYPLTLGKTNILYSDFGKFYHSQQMFIQGKNIYTPIYFVKNKLDSSSHTKPTKPTHSKVFKLGGNLNPPFFTLISFPLAYLSYPHALLLWTFLSLIAGALGILLIQQKLDRRTFSASCAVLLLIALFSYFPSFVTLQFGQVSLLLLPLLVLGWRAARDEKTIHAAIFLGIATSLKPFIGLFLFYFLMRKEWRGLCAFFATLLSCALIAALFLGLDSYADYYQACQQIKWAASSWNVSIYGFLLRLLGGIESNVAVLPVPGLITYVYPFLAGVFFLAIIRFLRPAVNMLAEQKVDLDFSIIILGMILLSPLGWIYYFPFLSIPILILWQLAKKGVYPITLPIFLMACIFFSNIPISLFDSDQITTANMLRVFFSSSLYFLVLIGLTSFIFWLRYRLARGFELYSQHKSVHYERMPPALLLLIGIVIFLPSYKGISKATNIWILHSAHYSQQYLVVAHHQD, translated from the coding sequence ATGTCATTTAAAAAAATCTCTCATTCGCTAATTTTACTAAGTGGAATCATTCTACTTGCGATAATATTACTCCTTAATTTTGTTTACCCGCTGACGCTAGGAAAAACTAATATTCTGTATAGTGACTTTGGAAAATTTTATCACTCACAGCAAATGTTTATCCAAGGGAAAAATATCTATACACCGATTTACTTTGTAAAAAATAAACTAGATTCCTCTTCGCACACTAAGCCAACTAAACCGACACACTCCAAAGTCTTTAAATTAGGTGGCAATTTAAATCCGCCTTTTTTTACACTGATAAGCTTTCCATTAGCCTATCTTAGTTATCCGCATGCATTATTGTTGTGGACTTTTCTTTCGCTAATAGCCGGAGCATTAGGAATTTTATTAATACAACAAAAACTGGATCGACGGACTTTTTCAGCATCCTGTGCAGTGTTGTTGTTAATTGCCTTATTCAGTTATTTTCCTAGCTTTGTAACCTTACAATTTGGTCAAGTCAGCTTATTATTGCTCCCTTTGCTGGTATTAGGATGGCGTGCGGCACGTGATGAAAAAACGATACACGCGGCGATTTTTTTGGGGATAGCGACGAGTTTAAAACCTTTTATCGGTTTATTTTTATTTTATTTTCTTATGCGCAAAGAATGGCGTGGCTTATGCGCATTTTTTGCAACGCTTCTCAGTTGTGCCTTGATCGCTGCCTTGTTTTTAGGTCTAGATAGCTACGCTGACTATTATCAGGCCTGTCAACAAATAAAATGGGCTGCTTCAAGTTGGAATGTCTCAATTTATGGCTTTTTGTTACGTTTATTAGGCGGCATAGAAAGTAATGTCGCTGTGTTACCGGTTCCTGGACTCATTACCTATGTTTATCCATTCCTTGCTGGAGTTTTTTTTCTAGCCATTATTCGATTTTTGCGGCCCGCGGTTAATATGCTAGCGGAACAAAAAGTGGATCTTGATTTCTCAATCATTATCCTAGGCATGATATTATTATCCCCTTTAGGCTGGATATATTATTTTCCTTTTCTCAGTATTCCGATATTAATTTTATGGCAATTGGCAAAGAAAGGGGTTTATCCTATCACCTTGCCGATATTTTTAATGGCTTGCATTTTTTTCAGTAATATTCCCATCAGTTTATTTGATAGTGATCAAATCACGACAGCGAATATGCTGCGCGTATTTTTTAGCTCCTCGCTCTATTTTTTAGTCCTGATTGGCTTAACCAGCTTCATATTTTGGCTGCGCTATCGTTTAGCACGGGGTTTTGAATTATACTCACAACATAAGAGTGTACATTATGAAAGAATGCCTCCAGCCCTATTATTACTAATCGGCATCGTGATATTTTTACCCTCTTACAAAGGCATTAGCAAAGCCACGAATATTTGGATACTTCACAGTGCACATTATAGTCAGCAATACTTAGTGGTTGCTCATCATCAGGATTAA
- the lgt gene encoding prolipoprotein diacylglyceryl transferase, which produces MLIYPTMNPIAFSLGPLKVHWYGLMYAVGFIGAWLLAIYRAKKPNSGWTVDEVSDLLFYTALGVILGGRVGYMLFYDLGNFLSHPWIIFQVWQGGMSFHGGLLGVLVAFYLFSRKIGKHFFDITDFAAPLVPVGLAAGRVGNFINGELWGRIADVPWAMVFPRAGGLPRHPSQLYEFLFEGVILFVILWIYSSKKRPRTAVSAWFAILYGIFRFVLEFFRQPDAQLGFIAWSWLTMGQLLSIPMILFGMFLLVKLHKTN; this is translated from the coding sequence ATGTTGATCTACCCTACGATGAACCCGATTGCATTTAGCCTAGGACCACTCAAAGTTCATTGGTACGGCCTCATGTATGCAGTTGGATTTATAGGTGCCTGGTTACTCGCTATCTATCGTGCTAAAAAACCAAATAGTGGTTGGACTGTTGACGAAGTCAGTGATCTGCTGTTTTACACGGCACTCGGTGTTATTTTAGGCGGCCGTGTCGGTTACATGCTGTTTTATGATTTAGGCAACTTCCTAAGCCATCCTTGGATTATTTTTCAAGTTTGGCAAGGCGGCATGTCATTTCATGGAGGTCTGTTAGGTGTTTTAGTCGCTTTCTATTTATTTAGTCGAAAAATCGGAAAACATTTTTTTGATATTACCGATTTTGCTGCTCCTCTAGTACCAGTAGGGCTCGCCGCCGGTCGGGTTGGTAATTTTATCAATGGAGAATTATGGGGCCGAATCGCCGATGTGCCTTGGGCCATGGTCTTTCCACGTGCCGGAGGCCTACCAAGACATCCTTCGCAACTTTATGAGTTCCTTTTTGAGGGAGTCATACTATTCGTTATTCTCTGGATTTATTCGAGTAAAAAAAGACCACGCACGGCCGTTTCAGCTTGGTTTGCCATTTTATATGGTATTTTCCGTTTTGTGCTCGAATTTTTCCGCCAACCGGATGCACAATTAGGCTTCATTGCATGGAGTTGGTTAACAATGGGCCAACTACTTTCTATTCCGATGATCCTGTTTGGTATGTTTTTATTGGTCAAACTACATAAAACGAATTAA
- a CDS encoding MATE family efflux transporter: MSVVHYYKTFFSESKILLVLAIPLIISGVIETSVGFFSNIFLAHLGATSLAAGALVNWVFMTLMVIIWGTLSAITTLVARYYGAKKNDEISYVLYAGLLLASVLMLPAMLLLWNLSPIFLFFGQAPAAVKLAQFYLHGLTWAIIPDFIITVLLQFVAGLGRTRTNLTFSLLFVPLSIFFNYSLMFGKFGFPNLGIAGIGWGAALTFWIITLGFSVYFCLSKSYRIYFKFPRWKKIVPQLHEIFQVGLPLGLTFFFEIGFFLAMSILMGRISADTLSANQIALQFFWLFSIVTFALAQGITIRVGHSVGRNNKKAVNEATSVGVFYSTIFMLLVAIVYWEFPEKLIAIDFNLHDANNASIVRLAKEFLALTALVQLFEAPRFALFGALRGLKDTRFTLFTSVLVFWIVALPLGAIALSYGFAGYGIWWATILAEIIGIFLLVWQYRRKVKEYLFEPSNLTSNIKKTAG, encoded by the coding sequence ATGTCCGTAGTTCATTATTACAAAACTTTTTTTTCTGAAAGCAAAATTCTATTAGTTTTAGCCATTCCGCTGATTATCAGCGGCGTTATTGAAACGTCAGTTGGTTTTTTTTCAAATATATTTCTTGCGCATCTTGGAGCAACCAGTCTGGCCGCCGGAGCCTTAGTAAACTGGGTGTTTATGACATTAATGGTGATTATTTGGGGAACACTTTCAGCAATTACCACCTTAGTAGCCCGTTATTACGGCGCAAAAAAAAATGATGAGATATCCTATGTACTTTACGCAGGCCTATTACTGGCTAGCGTATTAATGTTGCCGGCCATGCTATTATTATGGAATCTTTCACCGATATTTTTATTTTTTGGCCAAGCCCCTGCCGCAGTTAAATTGGCGCAATTTTATCTGCATGGACTTACTTGGGCGATTATTCCTGATTTTATTATTACCGTATTATTACAATTCGTGGCAGGTTTAGGTCGAACCAGAACCAATTTAACGTTTAGTTTGCTCTTTGTTCCGCTGAGTATTTTTTTCAACTATAGTTTAATGTTTGGAAAATTCGGCTTTCCTAATTTAGGCATTGCTGGAATTGGTTGGGGTGCTGCACTAACTTTTTGGATTATCACACTAGGGTTTAGTGTATATTTTTGTTTAAGTAAAAGTTATCGAATTTATTTTAAATTTCCGCGCTGGAAAAAAATAGTGCCGCAATTGCATGAGATTTTTCAAGTCGGCTTGCCATTAGGTTTAACCTTTTTTTTCGAAATTGGTTTCTTTCTAGCCATGAGCATACTGATGGGCCGCATTAGTGCGGATACGCTGAGTGCTAATCAGATTGCGTTACAATTTTTTTGGCTATTTTCGATAGTGACATTTGCACTCGCTCAGGGGATCACCATACGCGTAGGCCATAGTGTTGGACGGAATAATAAAAAAGCCGTCAATGAGGCAACTTCCGTGGGTGTTTTTTATTCGACTATTTTTATGCTATTGGTTGCAATCGTTTATTGGGAATTTCCAGAAAAACTCATTGCTATCGACTTTAATTTGCATGATGCAAACAATGCTAGCATTGTGCGTCTAGCAAAAGAATTTTTAGCCTTAACCGCGTTGGTACAACTCTTTGAAGCACCTCGCTTTGCCCTATTTGGTGCATTACGCGGTTTAAAAGATACTCGATTTACTTTGTTTACTTCAGTTTTGGTTTTTTGGATCGTTGCTTTACCCTTAGGCGCTATCGCGTTATCTTATGGCTTTGCCGGCTACGGTATTTGGTGGGCAACCATCTTAGCTGAAATCATCGGTATATTTTTATTGGTATGGCAATATCGTCGTAAAGTAAAAGAATATCTTTTTGAACCTAGCAATCTAACCAGTAACATTAAGAAAACGGCAGGTTAA
- the gpmI gene encoding 2,3-bisphosphoglycerate-independent phosphoglycerate mutase, with protein sequence MSKQNPRPILLLILDGWGHRIGKEHNAIAMANTPHWDQLMQTCPHTLLDASGLAVGLPTGQMGNSEVGHLTMGAGRVLYQDLSRINKDIETGEFFKNPCLLAGFKKIKASQKSVHILGLLSPGGIHSHEQHWYALLEFAAQQGIQDCYLHPFLDGRDTPPKSATNYLENLEKKCSQLGLGKIVSLIGRYYAMDRDKRWDRTQAAYDCLSLGEARYHAVTALQGLQLAYDRGESDEFVTPTTIHDVNKPAVKIQDGDLVIFMNFRADRARQLSHAFLDTQFSGFARHTQAHLAGFISLTEYASDIPSQIAFPQQTLRNGLGEYLAQHHLTQLRIAETEKYAHVTFFFNGGNEVPAKNETRVLIPSKKVSTYDLTPNMSAIEITDHLLTDIKEKKYDVIICNFANPDMLGHTGNLAATLLGISCIDDCIGKISACLREFGGEAIITADHGNAECMFDEKTQQAHTAHTNEPVPFIYIGRSAKINPVKHASLADIAPTLLSLLNLPKPKEMTGQSLLTLE encoded by the coding sequence ATGTCGAAACAAAATCCACGTCCTATTTTGTTACTCATATTGGATGGCTGGGGTCATCGAATAGGAAAAGAACACAATGCCATTGCTATGGCGAATACACCGCATTGGGATCAGCTGATGCAGACCTGCCCACACACACTACTGGATGCATCCGGTTTAGCGGTAGGATTACCCACCGGTCAAATGGGTAATTCAGAAGTCGGTCATCTCACCATGGGCGCCGGCCGTGTTCTTTATCAAGATTTAAGCCGTATTAATAAAGACATAGAAACGGGAGAATTTTTTAAAAATCCTTGTTTGCTCGCCGGATTTAAAAAAATCAAAGCCAGTCAAAAATCAGTCCATATTCTAGGACTTTTATCGCCTGGCGGGATACATAGTCATGAACAACATTGGTATGCCTTGCTTGAATTTGCTGCTCAGCAAGGAATTCAAGATTGTTATTTACATCCTTTTCTCGATGGTCGTGATACACCACCGAAAAGTGCGACAAACTACCTTGAAAATCTAGAAAAAAAATGTAGCCAACTAGGTCTTGGAAAAATCGTCAGTCTCATCGGTCGTTATTACGCGATGGATAGAGATAAACGTTGGGACCGTACACAAGCAGCGTATGATTGTTTAAGCTTAGGTGAAGCTCGTTACCACGCCGTCACCGCTTTACAAGGTTTGCAATTGGCCTATGATCGAGGTGAAAGCGATGAATTCGTTACTCCCACTACCATACACGATGTAAATAAACCAGCGGTAAAAATTCAAGATGGCGATCTGGTTATTTTTATGAATTTTCGTGCTGATCGCGCACGTCAATTGAGCCATGCTTTTCTTGATACGCAGTTTTCTGGTTTTGCTCGACACACACAGGCCCATTTAGCTGGGTTTATCTCCTTAACGGAATATGCAAGCGACATTCCCAGTCAAATTGCTTTTCCACAACAAACTTTACGTAATGGTTTAGGTGAATATCTAGCCCAACACCACTTGACACAATTACGCATTGCAGAAACTGAAAAATATGCGCATGTTACCTTCTTTTTTAATGGTGGTAATGAAGTTCCTGCGAAAAATGAAACGCGCGTTTTAATCCCTTCAAAGAAAGTCAGTACCTATGATCTTACTCCTAATATGAGTGCTATCGAAATTACCGACCATCTCTTAACAGATATTAAAGAAAAAAAATACGATGTTATTATTTGTAACTTTGCTAATCCTGATATGCTCGGTCATACGGGAAATTTAGCCGCAACTTTACTTGGTATTAGCTGTATCGATGACTGTATTGGAAAAATCAGCGCTTGCTTACGAGAATTTGGTGGTGAAGCCATCATTACTGCCGATCATGGCAATGCTGAATGTATGTTTGATGAAAAAACCCAACAAGCTCATACCGCGCATACCAATGAGCCCGTCCCATTTATCTATATCGGCCGCTCTGCGAAAATAAATCCAGTCAAACACGCTAGCTTGGCTGATATCGCCCCTACTCTTTTAAGCCTATTAAATTTACCTAAACCCAAAGAAATGACCGGTCAAAGCTTACTCACACTAGAATAA
- a CDS encoding S41 family peptidase, producing the protein MKLKMLFFFFLTCSLLGFSTTPFSGQAKATPSPEDKLSQDVLRFNRELDIIKNEYVQKTSEHELLQNAMQGMASGLDPHSSFLDADDLKDLQTATTGEFSGLGLEVGMEEGLLRVVTPIDDGPAQKAGIKPGDLIIRINNASIQGLNLREAVRKMRGEKGSSIQLTVIRQGLHKPLLVNLKRSIIRIQSVKGRMLEPDYAYIRINSFQSSTRHDLDQMVSKLQHQQKTPIKGLVLDLRNNPGGLLTSAADVTNAFLDTKKMLFNQVLVTTQGQSSEANMKITAKPNDQVYAGTLIVLINQGSASGAEIVAGALQDNKRAVILGTKSFGKGSVQTVIPLDETTALKLTTALYYTPSGRSIQASGISPDITLDELKINSLSENPSEPIYLHESELKGHLKNGNMTEKTIFSPATINNNDLVKDDYQLFEALNLLKSMVVLQNNKNAG; encoded by the coding sequence ATGAAACTAAAAATGTTATTTTTTTTCTTCCTTACCTGTTCTTTATTAGGCTTTAGTACCACACCTTTTTCTGGACAAGCTAAAGCGACGCCTTCCCCAGAAGATAAACTTTCTCAAGATGTATTACGTTTCAATCGCGAGCTAGACATTATCAAAAATGAATATGTCCAAAAAACTTCCGAGCATGAACTTTTACAAAATGCTATGCAAGGCATGGCGAGCGGACTCGATCCACATTCAAGTTTTTTAGATGCCGACGATTTAAAAGATTTACAAACAGCCACCACCGGAGAATTCAGTGGTTTAGGACTCGAGGTGGGTATGGAAGAAGGTTTGTTACGTGTGGTAACACCGATTGATGATGGACCCGCACAAAAAGCCGGGATTAAACCAGGAGATTTGATAATACGTATCAATAACGCATCTATTCAAGGGTTGAATTTACGCGAAGCAGTAAGAAAAATGCGAGGCGAAAAAGGTAGTTCCATACAATTGACGGTGATACGACAAGGTTTACATAAACCACTGTTAGTTAATTTGAAACGTAGCATTATCCGCATCCAAAGTGTTAAAGGACGTATGTTAGAACCTGACTATGCTTATATCCGTATTAATAGTTTTCAGTCCAGTACACGTCATGACTTAGATCAAATGGTTTCAAAATTACAGCACCAACAAAAAACACCGATTAAAGGTTTAGTACTGGATTTAAGAAATAATCCTGGAGGATTATTAACCTCCGCTGCAGACGTCACCAATGCTTTTCTTGATACTAAGAAAATGCTATTCAATCAAGTGTTAGTCACAACACAAGGTCAATCCTCCGAAGCGAATATGAAAATTACGGCTAAACCGAATGATCAAGTTTATGCCGGTACATTGATCGTTTTGATCAATCAAGGTAGCGCTTCCGGAGCCGAAATCGTTGCGGGTGCACTACAGGATAATAAACGCGCCGTCATTTTAGGAACCAAAAGTTTTGGTAAAGGATCGGTGCAAACCGTTATTCCATTGGACGAGACAACCGCACTTAAATTAACCACCGCGCTATATTACACACCTTCGGGCCGTTCGATCCAAGCTTCTGGTATTTCTCCTGATATTACCTTGGATGAATTGAAGATAAATTCCTTAAGCGAAAATCCCTCTGAACCTATTTATCTCCATGAATCGGAATTAAAAGGACATTTAAAAAATGGTAATATGACAGAAAAAACTATTTTTTCTCCCGCAACTATCAACAACAATGATTTGGTGAAAGATGATTACCAATTATTTGAAGCATTAAATCTATTAAAAAGCATGGTAGTTTTACAAAATAACAAAAATGCGGGATAA
- the metE gene encoding 5-methyltetrahydropteroyltriglutamate--homocysteine S-methyltransferase, translated as MSICSNQSHVLGLPRIGAHREMKKAVECYWRKEISLGELQQIGQQIEDLNWLMQAEAGLDFITVGDFSWYDHVLDHSALLGVIPDRFKDKNKKIDLNTLFCMARGQAPDVKETTACEMTKWFNTNYHYIVPEFNPNQNFQLNTDYLFASIDRAIAKGYRVKPVLLGPLTYLWLGKTQPECDKLNLLNNLLPIYNQIFAEFRVRNIEWMQLDEPILVLDLPEAWQQAYLKAYQQLNFENLHCLLATYFGSVSDQLEILKKLPIDGLHIDCCTAPEQLTHFLEPFGKDKILSLGLINGRNIWRADLNEILTKLEPIHKRYGDSLWIGSSCSLLHSPVDLDNETKLDTEIKNWLAFAKQKLSEISLLSRALNADEPSITALLNENKTALQSRKSSQRIHNTLVQRRVNSVTKDLAKRNSDYISRAQQQKLSLKLPLLPTTTIGSFPQTTDIRKIRQEYKSGKMSHEIYQQKIKQQIADVIVQQEALDLDVLVHGEAERNDMVEYFGELLNGFAFTKNGWVQSYGSRCVKPPIIYGDVSRPRAMTVEWSAYSQSLTKRPLKGMLTGPVTILAWSFVRDDQPHNATALQIALALRDEVVDLEKAGIHIIQIDEPAFRETLPLRRKDWQNYLDWAVFSFRIASCGVKDSTQIHTHMCYSEFNDVIAAIAALDADVITLESSRSKMELLQAFENFSYPNEIGPGVYDIHSPRIPSQDEMIEQLQHALLYIPIERLWVNPDCGLKTRNWPEVTAALRYMVGAAKLLREDTNLVAQRLARKESSHVSLSKI; from the coding sequence ATGTCTATTTGCTCAAATCAATCACATGTCCTCGGTCTACCGCGAATTGGTGCCCATCGAGAAATGAAAAAAGCAGTTGAATGCTATTGGCGCAAGGAAATTTCTCTCGGTGAACTACAACAAATAGGCCAACAAATTGAAGACCTAAATTGGCTCATGCAAGCTGAAGCCGGTCTTGATTTTATTACTGTCGGCGATTTTTCTTGGTATGACCATGTCTTAGATCACAGCGCACTATTAGGCGTTATCCCAGATCGCTTTAAAGATAAGAATAAAAAAATTGATCTAAATACCCTATTTTGTATGGCCCGCGGCCAAGCCCCGGACGTAAAAGAAACCACGGCGTGCGAAATGACCAAATGGTTTAACACCAATTATCATTATATTGTTCCTGAATTTAATCCAAATCAAAATTTTCAGTTAAACACCGATTATTTATTTGCATCCATCGATCGAGCGATAGCCAAAGGCTATCGAGTAAAACCCGTGTTACTCGGACCCTTAACCTATCTTTGGTTAGGTAAAACGCAGCCAGAATGTGATAAATTAAATTTATTAAATAATTTATTGCCTATTTATAATCAGATTTTTGCTGAATTTCGCGTCAGGAATATTGAATGGATGCAATTGGATGAACCTATTTTGGTATTAGATTTACCCGAAGCTTGGCAACAGGCTTATCTTAAGGCTTATCAACAATTAAATTTTGAAAATCTACACTGTTTATTAGCAACTTATTTTGGTTCTGTCAGTGATCAGTTAGAAATTTTAAAGAAATTGCCCATCGATGGTTTGCATATTGACTGTTGTACTGCGCCTGAACAATTAACCCACTTTTTAGAACCTTTTGGCAAAGATAAAATTCTTTCTCTAGGGCTGATAAATGGACGCAATATTTGGCGAGCCGATTTAAATGAAATATTAACTAAGTTAGAACCTATCCATAAGAGGTATGGTGATAGCTTATGGATAGGCAGCAGTTGTTCACTACTTCATTCTCCAGTTGATTTAGATAATGAAACCAAACTAGATACAGAAATAAAAAATTGGCTCGCTTTTGCCAAACAAAAACTTTCGGAAATATCTTTATTATCTCGCGCTTTAAATGCTGATGAACCCAGCATTACCGCTTTATTAAATGAAAATAAAACTGCATTACAATCACGTAAATCATCGCAACGTATTCATAATACTTTGGTGCAGAGGCGTGTTAATTCTGTCACCAAGGATCTTGCAAAACGCAACTCGGATTATATTTCCCGTGCCCAACAACAAAAATTATCTTTAAAATTGCCTTTATTACCCACTACCACTATCGGCTCGTTTCCGCAAACGACTGATATCCGAAAAATTCGTCAAGAATATAAATCGGGAAAAATGTCACATGAAATTTATCAACAAAAAATAAAACAACAAATCGCCGATGTGATAGTCCAACAAGAAGCGTTGGATTTAGATGTCTTAGTCCATGGCGAAGCCGAACGCAATGACATGGTTGAGTATTTTGGCGAACTGCTCAACGGTTTTGCTTTCACTAAAAATGGCTGGGTACAAAGTTATGGGTCACGCTGTGTCAAACCACCCATTATTTATGGCGATGTCAGCCGTCCTCGAGCGATGACGGTCGAATGGTCAGCGTATAGTCAAAGCTTAACTAAACGCCCACTCAAAGGTATGTTAACCGGTCCAGTTACAATTTTAGCGTGGTCTTTTGTCCGTGATGATCAACCACACAACGCTACTGCCTTGCAAATTGCATTGGCTTTACGTGATGAAGTCGTCGATCTAGAAAAAGCAGGTATTCATATTATTCAAATTGATGAACCCGCTTTTCGTGAAACCTTGCCTTTACGCCGCAAAGATTGGCAGAATTATTTAGATTGGGCGGTATTTTCATTCCGAATTGCTTCCTGTGGTGTAAAAGATAGCACGCAGATTCATACGCATATGTGCTATTCCGAGTTTAATGATGTCATAGCAGCCATTGCCGCACTCGATGCGGACGTCATTACATTGGAAAGTTCGCGTTCAAAAATGGAGCTTTTGCAAGCATTTGAAAATTTTTCTTATCCGAATGAAATTGGGCCGGGAGTTTATGATATCCACTCACCGCGTATCCCCTCACAAGATGAAATGATCGAACAACTACAACATGCCTTGCTTTATATTCCGATTGAACGTCTATGGGTAAATCCAGATTGTGGCTTAAAAACTCGTAATTGGCCTGAAGTTACCGCCGCATTACGCTATATGGTAGGCGCTGCTAAATTACTGCGTGAAGATACTAATCTTGTTGCCCAACGCTTAGCGAGGAAGGAGTCCTCTCATGTCAGTTTGTCGAAAATTTAG
- the metF gene encoding methylenetetrahydrofolate reductase [NAD(P)H] produces MSVCRKFSFSFEVFPPKTKKGLDDLNQARQELCQLKPKYFSVTFGAGGSLQQKSLEVVRQFVAHGIAATPHISCVNMTRQRLRELLCEYKQLGIKQLLVIQGDLPSDNTQIEIEFNDATELITAIRKMTDDYFHIIVAAYPEFHPRATSPTRDIENFKRKIEAGANSAITQFFFNSDAYFRFIEACDKFSIRIPIIPGITPIMNYQKLMQFSTACGAEIPLWLHKHLKTYSDDPISLQEIGIEFVSKLCNGLLQNGVKEFHFYTLNRAEPTHSIIQNLI; encoded by the coding sequence ATGTCAGTTTGTCGAAAATTTAGTTTTAGTTTTGAAGTATTTCCTCCAAAAACAAAAAAAGGCTTAGATGATCTGAATCAAGCTCGACAGGAATTATGTCAACTTAAACCAAAATATTTTTCTGTGACTTTTGGTGCCGGTGGATCACTGCAACAAAAGTCATTGGAAGTGGTGCGACAATTCGTCGCGCATGGAATTGCCGCCACACCACATATTTCCTGTGTCAATATGACCCGTCAGCGTTTACGAGAGTTACTCTGCGAATATAAACAATTAGGTATTAAGCAATTATTGGTGATTCAAGGCGATTTACCTAGCGATAATACACAGATAGAAATTGAATTCAATGATGCAACTGAATTAATCACTGCCATACGTAAAATGACCGACGATTATTTTCATATCATTGTAGCCGCCTATCCTGAATTTCATCCGCGCGCTACTAGCCCGACTAGAGATATTGAAAATTTCAAACGGAAAATTGAAGCCGGCGCAAATAGTGCTATTACACAATTTTTTTTTAATAGTGATGCTTATTTTCGATTTATAGAAGCATGCGATAAATTTTCTATCCGTATTCCGATTATTCCCGGCATTACACCGATTATGAATTATCAAAAACTTATGCAATTTTCCACGGCCTGTGGTGCAGAAATTCCTTTATGGTTACATAAGCATCTTAAAACTTATAGCGATGATCCTATTTCTTTGCAAGAAATTGGCATTGAATTTGTTAGCAAACTTTGCAATGGCTTATTGCAAAATGGTGTCAAGGAATTTCATTTTTACACCTTAAACCGCGCCGAACCGACGCATAGCATTATTCAAAATCTTATCTGA